The Sciurus carolinensis chromosome X, mSciCar1.2, whole genome shotgun sequence DNA segment gagagatcattcagcctttggttttttgggatcgacttatttcactaagcatatTCTCTAAgtgcatccatttaccaacaaattccatatttattctttatggctgagtaatattccattgtgtatatacaccacagtttctttatccattcatcaattgaaggacatctaggttggttccacaatatagttattgtgaatttagcagctatgaacattgatgtggctgcatcactgtagtatgctgattttaagtcctttgggtataggccaaggaatgggatagctgggtcaaatggtgtttccattccacattttctaaggaatctccacactgctttccagagtggctgtactaatttgcaactccaccagcaatgtatgagtgtacctttctccccacatcctcgccaacacctgttgttgcttgtattcttgataattgccattctaattggggtgagatgaaatcttagggtagttttgatttgcatttctcttgttactagagatgttgaacattttttcatatatctgttgattgcttatagatcttcttctgtgaagtgtctgctcatttccttagcccatttattgactgggttatttgtattcttggtgtaaagttttttgaattctttatagattcttgtgggggcatctggaattccatccagtgcttgacaaagatcctctggaggatgattgcaaaggctcatcctaaaaggaattgccggatgttttgctccggagcatggtgttttctctgctgtgtttctctaataatatattactcatttcagtctgaacagattgcttaaggggatgaagggaatacaacaaaaattccagaaaatattacctacaatctgaaaaacaatgggtctttaccattaacaaaattaaaaataattttgcaaccgtgcaatgagtctctgaaagcctctggagaaaatagttgtagatctgcctttgtctccaacaggctggttaaattttaacaatggttttgtttctgtgtggtggtaaggtaagagaataaggttccacaacattccttccttcctacaaagaatatgtcacccctataataaatgttggcacacaatatccattggcaccactgccctcctgtaacccttaactcagcaatttagatattaaccagagggacctaatagaaatggtcacatgagattactcgtctatcactttaaccgcaagaataataagaatagtcttaggtcacatagagtttagatattaaggaaataaacattgtattagctcatcaatgtagttagatattcttaaaacaattgtgattaggtaaggatgatctgtaaggttgttgttttctgcctatgctttggaaacttctttaatattaaccacaagactgccattatagcctgaagaaaattgtatataaacccagccttccccagaataaagtgggattgattgcaccagaactagagtctgtgtctttcattctccatccatcgccgacgctgtctccccgcgccccgtttaccggtgtggaacccatggactcctgctagggctggaccccggcaagtggcgcccaacgtggggcactctggtaaaccccccacttattaatattaatttctttccttttcgagacagctaggatcctgcctggggtgccgcggacccctcggtagagaaggccgagaaaggataggcagggatagaaagaacagctaccatgggaggtagtgaaagcaaagaaagagcactatttattgatattgctaagcacttattaactaaaagaggaacgcATGTagaaacagctcaattaaaaagattttttcattttgtgcaagaatgtgcctcttggtttcctgaacagggaaacttagatgttaaaacctggaaaaaggtaggcgatgctatgcatgcatatcatagattatatggcaatgaaagagtccccgccaatgcttttgcattgtggagtctttttagggactgtttagatcctagacatgaaagtgagcagctaagtaaaagggtaagatcaccagacgaAACTTCAGAAAAGGagactttgctgacagcctcggttaaaaaatatacagaggaaactccgagtgaaagtgaaagtgaatcagacgatgatgaagacgggaaaaaggagaaaggtctacctgatcagctctccccgtctgatgaggaggacttggaagaagccgctttcagatatcataatgaggatccacctttggtggctcctgttgtgccggccattcctaaacccccagataaaataagaaggaaagttcaaaaggtaggatttctaggtgctgttagtgaggcacaaaaacagggagatgttagtatttgttgccctgtagtatgggctatagatgagagAGGAGAgtctcattgggagcctctctctcttttaaaatgttaaaagaactaaaagaagttGTAAAAGATTTAgaacctacttccccttatactctgcagctggtggagaatgtccttctcctgtggctatccctaaaggctatcatattatagtcattgatttacaggattgcttctttactattcctttagctaatCTAGATAGACGgtattttgcttttagtttaccatctcccaacttacaaaggccttatcaaagatttcaatggaaagtattacctcaaggaatgaaaaatagtcctccattatgtcaaaaatttgtagatcaagctttaattaattgtagacaaaagtatccagactgctatataattcactatatggatgatatattgattgcacattctcaaagtcatttgttacaaataatattacaggatttgattaaagatttacagaggtggggtctgatagtggctcctaaaaaaattcaacaggaacctccttataattatctaggaagaaatataaaaacagattgtgtcaactctcaaaagttacaaattcaaaaagacaaactattaacgttaaatgattttcaaaaattattgggagatataaattggattagaccttatttaaaactctcaactaatgatttaaaacctttgtttgaaatattaaagggtgattcagatcctaactcaagtagaatattaactaaagaaggagaacaagccttataagttgttgaaactgcaattcaaaaacattacttgcaacaagttaattataacttgccttgggtttttattgtgctaaaaatgaaacatactccaacaggttgtttatggcaaaatgatccacttgaatggatacacttaccagtatcaggaaagaaaatattaatgtcttatcctactgtggtagcttctttggtattaaaggccagatttagaagtaaagaattgtttgcttgtgaaatgcatgaaataattattccttaaacaagagaacaatttgaccaattattacaaattgatgatcaatgggctattgcatttctaaattttacaggaaaaatttctttccacttgcccaataatcctttactacattttttatttcaaacagaaataatatttcctaaatggtgctcctcaactccaattaacaatgctatgttaatatttacagatgggtcatcaaatgaaaaagcagttacaataattaattctcaacccacagttctatggacacaagaaacttctgcacaaagaactgaattagaagcagtcatctatgctttcaaaactgttgctcaaccctttaacttgtgcacagactcactatacattgttaaactgtttccaaccatagaaacagcaacgctctccttttcatctaaaattatacataggttacaagaacttcaatatctaattcataacagacttcacatttctttataggtcatattcggggacattccggattacctggtccccttgctcaggggaatacccatgctgatcacttaactaaaaattttattttaacagctgtagaagaagctattatatcacacaaaaatcatcatcaaaattcatctgccttacaaaaacaatttcatatttctagagaagaagctagaactattgttaaaaattgtcatatttgtcctaaatttattccttctccacagatgggagttaatccttgagaacttttacctaatgtcttatggcaaatggatgtaactcatatatcagaatttggaaaattgtcttatgttcatgttacagtccataccttttctcatgttattgtggcctcagccagaactggggaagcctacaaggatgtgattcaacatttattcctttgtttttctgttttaggaatgcctaaaaaattaaaaactgataatgctcctgcttatatatcaaaaccatttaaagatttctgttccaggtttaatacttctcattctacaggaattccttataacccacaaggacaagcaatagtagaaaggagccatcaaagattaaaaatacaaataaataagttaaaagagggagagcttaaatactcttccccacatcatattttacaacatgctttatttgttttaaatcatctaaatactgacaaggaggaaaatactgcaatgatgagacattgggaaagtaaaaggtcaaagcaaagtttagtaaaatgaaaagatttattatctggtaaatggagaggacctaaTGTCTTGCTAATCTCCagtcgaggctatgcttgtgtatttccacaggatgcagaaacacctttgtggattccagacagattaatacgtcactacaatgagccctattcaaagtaggaagaacaaaaagtattggatcccttaccaacccaatcagatggaTGAAAACggactagtatttaagatgaaaaagttgcgtcttgcacaatcatccgcaactcacaactcagacctgccgacttggggacaagtgaaacgcctGACTGCCGCTGCTGAACACCTGGTGAACAGCTccggaaaacctaaaaccccagaggctttgttttttgcattgattgctctcatttcaactcaggtactgcctattcatgcttatgataataaagggaaagcttactggacctattttccaaatcctcccttactgcctccaactacttggagcagatctaatattaaagtatttactaattagcctcaattacttggagggatttcagattttttaataccacataaaatagcatttacaattacatttcatggaattactgaagagacaccaatgtgctttagtacagataatctacatgtgccattgggatgtctccctttaagttacaGGACTTatattactgattctccaggagaagaagacaatgaaagagatatatggtccctagagataaccttacttggatatgctaattataatgatacaaatatttcagtggcttttccgcctccttttaaaccgtgtgacgactttaacagtcataaagacagctcttggaatctactcaatttagaaacagatttcccaaaatggtttgaatgtggttttcatcatactgcactacagtttaagccacaagactctgctactactattacagattattctgtgtcttctcctgattttgattataaactttggttaaagataagatgaaataaaacagtacattttaattttaatccttttcttaccaatgagcctattcatagatggtttactcctggatgggtaacacccatctatcggagtgaccttataaatggtaaattttcttactttcctgacttgtataaactattagcagctactaatatagtattactacaaagacctaagttaagtaaacctaatgactttgcagtacgtgcttgtataaatgctcctcatgctattcttatgtctaccataaataatttcaatatcactaaaaataaggaagcttataacatttattgtcatgattgtgttcttactaattgtattaattcaaccatgtctaaagatttaaaggtgtttttaattgtacatcagcctaattatgttatattgccagtcaatcttacagaatcttggtatgatgatccaggtgttgaaattttaaaaacagttaatgaacttttaagaccaaaaagatttgttgcagctttgatcctaggaataacagctttaatcagtataatcacttccttagctctttcgaccacagcgcttgtacaggaaattcataccgcttcacatgtaaatgatttatctcataatatctctgtggctttagcggcacaagaacaaattgataaaaagttagaaactagaattaatgctcttgaagaagctattctctttatgggaaatgagattcaaaatattcaaactagaatgaccactagatgtcatgctaattataaatggatttgtattactcctttaaaggttgataataatactaattgggaacaagttaaaactcaccttagaggagtttggaataatactaatatagcaccagatatcaatgctttacaactacaaataagaatgttgagtcaggctcatctctcggttgttccagcagataatttggcctcccaaatgtttcataatataaaaacaactatatttaatagtacattcctaaatacaatattacaatatggcttgattgggtatgtattttaattttaattctttgtcttccagtcgtcctccgagtaatcctcagactagtcaagaaaataaaaattcaagaaggcctcttcactttacaaaataaaaaagggggagctgtgggggcatctggaattccatccagtgcttgacaaagatcctctggaggatgattgcaaaggctcatcctaaaaggaattgccggatgttttgctccggagcatggtgttttctctgctgtgtttctctaataatatattactcatttcagtctgaacggattgcttaaggggatgaagggaatacaacaaaaattccagaaaatattacctacaatctgaaaaacaatgggtctttaccattaacaaaattaaaaataattttgcaaccgtgcaatgagtctctgaaagcctctggagaaaatagttgtagatctgcctttgtctccaacaggctggttaaattttaacaatggttttgtttatgtgtggtggtgaggtaagagaataaggttccacaacattccttccttcctacaaagaatatgtcacccctataataaatgttggcacacaatatccattggcaccgctgccctcctgtaacccttaactcagcaatttagatattaaccagagggacctaatagaaatggtcacatgagattacttgtctatcactttaaccgcaagaataataagaatagtcttaggtcacatagagtttagatattaggaaataaacattgtattagctcatcaatgtagttagatattcttaaaacaattgtgattaggtaaggatgatctgtaaggttgttgttttctgcctatgctttggaaacttctttaatattaaccacaagactgccattatagcctgaagaaaattgtatataaacccagccttccccagaataaagtgggattgattgcaccagaactagagtctgtgtctttcattctccatccatcgccgacgctgtctccccgcgccccgtttaccggtgtggaacccatggactcctgctagggctggaccccggcagatTCTGAACTAGTGCTTCatctgaagtatgtgtgacaaagattttctcccactctgtaggctctctcttcacattgctgatagcttcctttgctgagaaaaagctttttagtttgaatctatcccagttgttgattcttgcttttatttcttgtgctttgggagtcctgttgaggaagtctgatcctaagctgatatgatggagatttgggcttatttttacttctgttagttgcagggtttctggtctaattcctaggtccttgaaccattttgagttgagttttgtatagggtgagagataggagtttagtttcattttgctgcatatgaatttccagttttcccagcaccatttgttgaagaggctatcttttctccattatatgtttttgggaactttgtctagtatgtgaaaactataggtttgtctctgtgtcctctattctgtaccattgatctgcctgtctattttggtaccaataccatgacgtttttgttactattgctttgtagtagagttgaagatctggtattgcgatacctcctgcttcgctctttctactgaagattactttagctattctgggtttcttattcttccaaaggaatttcatgattgctttctctatttctatgaggtacatcattggaattttaattggaatggcattgaatttgcatagcacttttggtagtatggtcattttgacaatagtaattctgcctatccaagaacatgggagatctttccatcttctaaggtgttctttaatttctttctttagtgttctgtagctctcatcgtagaggtctttcacctcttttcttagattgagTCCCaggtattttttattctaatattttgagGGCACTGTAAAtgcagtagttttcctaatttctctttcagaggattcatcacttatgaataaaaatgcattagatttatgagcattgattttatatcctgctactttactgaattaatttattagttctagaagttttctagtggagctttttggatcctctgaatatagaatcatgtcattggcaaatagggttagtttgagttcttcttttcctatttgtatccttttaatttctttggtctgtccaatagctctggctatagtttcaaagaaaatgttgaatagaagtgttgaaagagtgcatccctgccttgttccagtttttagggaaaggctttcagtttttctccctttagaatggtgttgaccatggacttagcataggtagcctttaaaatgttgaggaatcttcctattatccctattttttcttgtgttttgagcatgaatggattctgtattttatcaaatgctttctctgcatctattgaaataatcatgtgattcttaattttacgtCTGTTGATGTGGtctattgatttccagatgttgaaccaaccttgcatccctggaatgaaacccatttgatcatggttcactatctttttaatatatttttgtatgtgatttgctaaaattttgttgagaatttttgcatctatgttcattaaggatattggtcagaaattttctttcctcttatgtgtctttgtctggttttggtatcagggtcatattaatttcatagaatgagtttggaagggtccccttctcttctgtttcatggaatactttgaggagtaatggaatgagttcttctttgaaggtgttgtaaaactgagaatccatctggtcccagacctTTCTTCGTTGGCAGGATTTTGAgggattcttctatttcattgcttgaaattgatctatttaaattgtctgtcctcctgattcagtttgggtgtatcatatgtctctagaaacctgttgatgtctccgaaattttctgttttgttggagtatagattttcaaaatagcttctaattatgttttgtatttcaatagtgtctgtcatatttcctttttcaccctgaattttagtaatttgagtttctctctccttctttttgttaatgtggctatgggtttatcaattttgtttattttttcaaagaaccaactttttattttgtcagtttttttgattgttctttcatttcaatttcattgatttcagctctgattttaactatttcctgtataGGAaatactacttttgttgttgatctgttcttctttttctagggctttgaactgtaatgttaggttgtttatttgttgacttttcctttttttattgaattcactccatgcaatgaattttcctcttagtactgctttcatagtgtcacagagattttgatatgttgtatctttattctcatttacctctaagaagttttatttcccctgatgtcttctgttattcatgcaTCAGACAATagcttattatttaatctctaggtgtttgagtagtttctgtttttttattttgtcattgatttctaatttcattccattatgatctgatagaatacaaggtagtatctctatctttttgtatttgcctagagtagctttgtggtatatcatatggtttattttagagaaggattcatgtgttgctgagaagaaagtgtattcattcattgaatggaatattctatatatgtctgttaagtctaaattatagattgtgttattaagatctatggtttctttgttcaatttttgtttggaagctctgtccagtggtgagagaattgtgttaaagtcacctagtattattgtgttgtggtctatttggttcctggaattgaaaaAGATTTGTGTGACGTACATGGATAagccattgtttagggcataaatatttatgattgttatgtcttgctgatttatgcagtatgaattgtccttctttatcccttctaactaattttggcttgaaatctgctttatctaatatgaggatggataaCCCTGctgttttactgagtccatgtgcatggtatgttttttctcatcctttcacctttagtctgtgggtatcttttcctatgagatgaatctcttgaaggcagcatattgttgcttctttcttttcagtccaatctgtcagtctatgcttttgattgatgagttcaggccatttacatttagggttattattgaaatatgatttgtattccttgtCTCTTcagcttattttttgtttggtttctcctttatttggctattcctttaggctagtttctccctttgctaatttgcatcattgtttttcatctcttcctcatggaatattttgctgagaatgttctgtaatgcctgctttctttttgtaaattcttttagcttttgtttatcatggaaggattttatttcatcatcaaatctggaggtaagttttgctgggtataagattcttggttggcatccattttctttcagagcttgtaatatgttgttccaggcccttctagcttttagggtctgggttatgaaatctgctgatatccatattggtttccccctgaatataatttgattatttctgttgcattctttaaaatgttatctttattttgtatgttaggtattttcattataatgtgacttggtgtggatctgctataattttgtgcatttggtgtcctataaacctcttgtatttcattttctatttcgtTCTTCATATTTGGgtaatattctgatattatttcattgaatagattgttcattcctttggtttgtatctctgtgccttcctcaatccaaataattcttaaatttggtcttttcatgatagaCCATccttcttggaggttccattcatggtttcttaccatcttctctatttggtcaactttgttttcaagattaaatattttgtcctcaatgtctgaagttctgtcttccaggtgttctagcctattggttgtgctgtctatggagtttttaatttggtatattgtttccttcatttcaaggatttcttgtttgtttttcagaatctctatctctttattgaaatgatcttttgccccctgcatttgctcttttaactgttgattagtgtgatcattcagtgcctgcatttgctctcttatctcatcatttgcttctctgatcattttaattatgtacattctgaactcactttctgacatttcttctgccatgctgtcattggattttattgctgtagcatataggtttgtttgggacactttcttcccttgttttttcatgttgttcatgtatctttcccacAAACattgcaaatctgaggtattgcattttccccctatagacttatagtgtccctgcaggtttccaatacctcacctggAAGTAAGAgaccaatattagcagcacaccatacatacaatatgcatccttaactcataTAGTctcttttaagatattaaccctATTGTCTTAATAAAGagattatgagtttgattattatctaaagcttagccaataggttttCAATAAAGACCACACTTTCTAATGttgaacaaagaggatggggaggagtgtaggatataatgttaatgagataagaagtacatctatagaggtactatgtcataggagtagtgaaagcggaattaaaagaaattggttgttagcatgtgaaaagggagagtCTCCGAgcagacagatagataagaggaaaatagagaggatgagaaaaatattaataaaggaaaagtagaaatgatagtaggtataataggaataatcataatattactactaataaaatatctacaataaaactataatgtactgttcaaacctcctagtctttaGCAGCCTAATGCCtgggagaaacttgataatgcagttacccaagaagggtgctgcccctctagggatggtggcctccaggtgggatATAATCCCTGCAAGTGGGCAGAGGTGACTCCATGTGTTGACAGAGGGTCAACTGCAGTACAGGCACTAAACCACAGGctagggctgggctgggctgggcctccCAGGTGTGGAAGTCTCACACAGACACactgattctatttatataatgttctgagaatagtcaaattcatagataCAGAATGTGGAATAGTGACTGATAGGGACTGGGAGAAAGGACAAACCaggaaataatatataatggtATAAATCTCAGTTTTCCAAGATGGTTAGCAAAAAAGGTCTTGAAATAGGCAATAGTGAAAGTTGCACAATAATGTCAGTGTACTTAATATaattgaattttacatttaaaagtaattcatatagtaaattatattttatgtatattttagcaCAACATTTTTGAAGCAtatgaattgattttcttttaaccAAGGATAGAGGAACTGGCATTAGCGTCTCTCTGATATGTTCATTTAGTCTTTTGCCAATATCATATTTTACCTAAAGCCTTCTTTGTGGGAAGCTCTGAGGGAAGTTCACTGAAGTTAtttgttccagaaaaaaaaaaaattactcatgtTTGATTGACTATACAACTACTGCTGCTACATAGTTTTTGGGAATGCTATTGAGGGTATCCATATAGCCCTGCAGATCTGTCAGGTTCTAAGACCTCTCTCAAATGTGTTTGATATTTGAATTAAGTACAAAGTAAACAACATATAAAGATATGAGAAAAGTGTTTGCAAAATTTTCAAAACCTGCTTCTTTTAGTCAATAACTTTGAAAAAACTGTCATTAGAAATATTAAGGAAAGTTATAatggaacaaaatggaaatttggCTCTTGTTTAATTGCTTTCAGGGCAAAGTTACTATTTATTCCTCATAATCTTAATTTATATTCCAGACATcataaaggaaaagtaaaaaaaagaaatttcccttagtttttttttttaatttcagttatatAAATTCCATGCTAGTAACTTATTATTTCAAAGTCTAACACAGAGGGAGTCATTTGGCAGTGCAGGGGGATGTGGGAAGAAACTTGTATACCTGAGTAGTAGGACCCTGCCTTTCCTGAAACATTCCCATCAGTTACCAGTCACAATAAAGATGTGTTAATGTGGAACACACATGAACAACTTTATCATTATCATGAGACCAAATATGTAGAACCTGAAAAATGCCAAAATAGTAAAATAAGTtttgaagtgaaaaaaatttaatttggactcataattcaataattaaaaagatGACCATAAGATACAAATAATTCCTTATTTATTGAATTTAGTTTGAAGCATTTTGCTAGTAAAATATGTCTATAAACCTAAGAATACTATGCTTTTTTCATAGGATCATTTAATTTCA contains these protein-coding regions:
- the LOC124971349 gene encoding pyrin domain-containing protein 3-like, giving the protein MSPIQSRKNKKYWIPYQPNQMDENGLVFKMKKLRLAQSSATHNSDLPTWGQVKRLTAAAEHLVNSSGKPKTPEALFFALIALISTQSSSE